The DNA region AGAGACCATCTGAATCGGCGTCAAGAGAGTCGTAAATCTGGCCTAGCCTCCTCGAATACCAAGATGCAGTGTCCGTTGAAGCGGAGACAGCCATTTTACTGGAAGTACGCCGGGGGACAACTTAGTGGTCAGTGTCGAGAGCGACAGTCCTACGCTGTGAGACAGACTCCGTGAGCCCCCCATCACGACGAGATCGACATCGTGCTCCTCAACGTCGGACCGAATCCCTCGGTAGTCCCGTGTTCTATCGGGATGGCGAGATTGACTGATCCGGTGTCTTGGACCAGAGTCGATCGCTCATCGCCGATTTGTACGGTACATATCACAGCCACAACGCCGTCAGAGCAGTGCGACCTGTACGAGCGAGAGCACCACCAACGGGACGTGGAACGCGGCGTGGGCCACCATCGCTGCCTCAAGGCTTCGCTGCCAGTACAGCCACCCGAGGAGGACGCCGGCAATTGCATTCAGAAGGATCGTTCGGACCGTAAGCGCCGGGGTTAACTCGACGGACTGAGCGAGTGCCGGGAGATGACCGATGCCGAACAGCACGGCAGAGACCACGATCGCGACCCACATGACCCACGGACCGGGCCCGTCCGAACGACGACCCGTGACGTACCAGCCGACGAATGTGAGCGTCGACATGAGCCCGAACCGGAGGAGTAACTCTTCCGTGATGCCTCCGTAGAGGAAGCGGACCGGAGCGTACGCGAGGACGTTCGCCACGGTCAGATCGGTCGCCCCGATTGCGGACTGGGGTAGGTCCTGAGCGACGAATGGCGACAAGGCAACGTCGAGAAGTAGAATGAGTACGCCCCCGAATGCGCCGAGGCTAACGGCGAGGCCAACCTCCGGACGGAGGCGTCGCCAGATTCTGCCACCGATTCCCTCTCTATCATTGAGGTACGATTGCAGTCCCACTTGTGGAGCCGCGTACGTACCGAGCAGACACGCGACGACAAGTAGGAGAAGCGAATTGACACCTGAGAACACAGCAAGGAGTGGGGGCGATAGTCCAGCTGGGACCGCTATCGACGGCGTCGTGAGATAAATGTACCCCATGAGGGCGAGGATTCCCGGAATACCAGCTAGCAGCATCACGCTGAATCGTTTTACGAAGGAGGTGTTTACAGTCGTCTCTGTCATAGTCTCTCAGGTATGTGTTTCAGAAGCTAAGATAAGATGTCGCCGAATTGTGGTCAGTCGCGGATTTGGATGTCTCCAAACATCGCGATACCAGTTACGATGAGTTCCGGCTCGTCTTTTTTTGCTCGATTCGCGGGTCCTTGTGGGCGACGGTCGGTCGTATCGCCGAAGACGTTGAGCGTCTCGATTCGGACGTCCCACGCATCTGGAACCCGGACTTCAGCGTCCCCGAACACAGATACCGTCTCGATGATTGCGGGACGTGTCCGGACGGAGGACTCACGGAGATCAATGACCGCATCACCGAACACCGAGACAAGTTCTGCGCCAGTGAACTGATCCGTGGACACTCGGCGTTCGTCGGTTCCGAATATGGCGATCGCGATCAATTCGTCGGCAGCCCTATGACCCTCAAGTGCGATACGCTGGCGTCGGCGTGAGCGATTGATCATGACGAGTACGCCGAAGAGAACGACGAACAGGGGCCACCAGGTGCCGATCGCCCCATCGGGCACGACGCCAACGTTCCTGAGGAAGAACGTTCCTGCAATTGCGATAACCATGGCTGGACCGACGAGGTTTCGGAACTCGCTCCTGATCAGCGCCCACACGCCGATCAGGACGAACAGCGCCGCGATCCAGCCCCACACCGACCGCATTTCGACGAGTCCCGTCGTCGAGAGCAAGAGAACGAGTCCGATCAACACGATAACGGTTCCTGTCGTGAGCCGGCCAACCAGATTTCGGGGCATCGTACCTATTTCGTTCGGGTTTATAAAATAGGTGTCACCTATTGAGGGTTTCAACAGCGCCGTTTTAATCACAGCCAACTGGTTCCCAGCGGGGCCAGAACCCTTCGCCGGCAGATTTTGCTTCATCCAGCACGACGTGAGTGGGAAACCAGGATTTGGAGAGCAAAAATCGGCTCCTGCGTAGCACTCACGGGTATACAGTCGGTATCTGGCTGTGGGTTTTCTTCTTTCCGTACTCTTCCTCGCTGGATACCGGTGGTACGGCGACGAGAATCGTGGGGCAGCAGTATGGCTCGTCGGGTTGCCGACCGTCGCGATGCTGGGCTGAACCACGTACTGCCGATTCTTTTGGCCGAAACTCCATCCACCGACCTGGAACGCTCCGGCTTACACGTCCGTTTGCTGGCTGTACTGTTTGACCTACGACGTGCTCTAGAGGCACCAGAGCTGATGAGTGCCAGTATGTTGATACTGCCGGCTGTAACTTCGTGAAGATCTTCGCCACTCGGGGGTGGCGAAATCATTCACAGATTTTCAGCCGGTAGTATGAGGAAGTCAGCCACCAGCTGAACTTGCTGTTGGTGGTCCCACCGGGAGATGATTCCGCCGTCTCGATTGCGAAGTGTCGATAATTCGCGAGAGATTCTGGTGACGACCGTAATCCGCACCGATCTGCTACGAGAGCAACCGTTCGTAGCGCACGCTCTGAGCTAGTTGCGGGATCCGTGCTTGACCGACAGCGTCGGGGTACTTCAAAGTGGTCGTGATTATTGGAGTAATCACGTACAAGTGTATATTCACCCGAAATGCCGAATTCCCGCAGTAGCAGTTCTGAGACTCCAAATCCCCAATCCATAAACCACATAAAGATATATAGAAGCCAGCATTTTGGAGGTTGAGACTACAGGGGGTATAGAGGGTCTGTAATGCGTGGTATCGGCCGAATCGATGGGTGGAATCTGATCAGATCGCTTTCTGAACGGCGGTTATTATTCCTTTTCCAACTAATCCACAGAGTTTCCGAAACTCTGGATAGTGTCGCCACTCAGACGCCCCGCTATCGCGAAGGGAGCACTCCTTACTATCCGATTCCGGTTTCCTTCTTCACCAGCGTCAGCGTATTATCAGCCGTCACGATCGGCGAGTGCTCGCATTCACCGGTCAACTGCACCTGCACGAGTAGATCGACCGCTCGCCAGATCGAGTACAGGAGACACGCAAACGCGAAATAGAAGAACCGCAGACCGAAATGCTTCGAGGTCGTCGCACCCATGAACCGCTTGATCGATTTGTAGCCGCTCTCAATTTCCCATCTGTACCCGTACTCGGTAAGGAGCCCGCTATTCCGATTCGTCATGAACACCGAATACTGCTGATGATCGGTGTGTTCGGAGTTCTCTTTACGTCAGTAGATCAGCGTCGTCGAGTGCCACTCGTTATTGCCCAAGTGCAATTTTCGATCAGTTTCGTAGCGGTCCTTTCCCTTCTTGAGAAGTCGTTTCGCCTGCGCTTTTTCGCTGATCTGCATCCGCTTGGGCACGACGTAGGAGAGGCCGCGCTGGCTGAGCATCTCCAGGATGTGCTGGCTGTCGAACTCACGGTCCATCAGTACGTTATCGACGTGAACGGCTGCCTCCGCCGAGTCCAAGAGGTCTTCGACGATCTCCTTACGCGTATGTCCTTTCCGCACCGGCCGGGCGTCCAGCACAATCGGGACAGCGTTCCCGACCAGCTGGACCGTCGCCCACTGGTAGGCGTACTCATCGGTTTTCTCCTTCGTCCCGATAATCTCGTCTTCGTGCCCAGCTCGATCGCCGGTGAACGGATCAGACTCAGTAATATCGATGGCAACGATGCCGGCCCGAAAGAACTCCTTCGTGTCTGCGACCCGATCCAAGAGGCGACTCACGGCGTGGCGGTACATCTCGCGTATCTTATCGATGGCGGCAGTAACAGGCCGCCGGAAGGACGCTTGCGATCTGATGGGCTGCACGAGAGTTTGCTCTCGTGAACGTCGGCGGGTCGCTCTGTGCTTCAGACAGCGTCTGCACCCAATTCCAGACAGCGCCATGAGAACAATCGACACCCAGTAACTCTAAGATCGCCACCGTCTCCCTGATCGACAGCCCCGCCGTGTGGAGATGCACTCCAAATCGCCGGACGGGTGTCGGGGTGCGCTTGTTCTCCCAAACGTCTTGATCGTCCGTTTCTAACGTTTCTCTGAGCAGGTCTGCGAGTTCCATGATCAGTTCTCGCTACGGCCTGCTCGTTCCTCAATCCCTCAACTAGACAGTGCCCGCCGGAGAGAATCTCGTCCTTTCGTATCCGAATAGCGAAGGCCCAGTAGTTGACGGTGAGTCGATGACAGTCAACGCCGGTGCAGTGCCGGCACTGGTCGGGCCGAACGGTTCAGGGAAGAGCACGCTCCTGAAAGGACTGGCCGACCAGCTCGCACCCGACGCCGGGTCGGTGCTGGTCGACGGGCGGGAGGTCCAGTCGTTCAACAAGAAGGAGCTCGCCCGGACGATGGACCTGCTCTCTCAGGAGAGCACCTCGCCGGATAGCATCACCGTCGAGAATCTCGTCTATCACGGCCGCTACCCACATCGCGAATTCTTCGAGAGCGTCACCGAGGTGGACGAACACGCTGTTGACCGCGCTATCGAGCTGGCCGGCTGCGACCACCTCCGCGACCGCGAGGTGGGCAGCCTTAGCGGCGGGCAGAAACAGCTGGCGTGGATCGCGATGGTGCTCGCGCAGGACACCGACGTCCTGCTGCCGGACGAGCCGACGACGTTCCTCGACCTCCACCACCAGCTCGAAGTAATGGAGATCATCAAGACGCTCCGCACTGAGAGCGATATCACGGTGGTCGTCGTCCTGCACGACATCCAGCAGGCGGCGCGGCTCGCCGACGAGATGGTCGCGCTCAAAGAAGGCGCAATCCAGGCTCGTGGCACGCCCGAAGAGGTCGTCACCGAGGAGCTACTCGCAGAGGTGTTCGAGATCGACGCCGAAGTCGATCTGACACCTCGAGGTCCGCGGATCGAACCGCTCCGGCCTCGCCACCGAGAGCGGCCAGTAGTCTGATGTCGAGTTCACGCAGTGCTTCGCGGAGTGACTACTTGTCATAGCCTTTATCGGCCGCCAGAGACCGCAGATCGCCCGCATTCCGGCGGGCGATCTGCTCAGCGAGGTCTGCGTCGCTTCCTTCCCGAGTCGT from Halomicrobium sp. LC1Hm includes:
- a CDS encoding CPBP family intramembrane glutamic endopeptidase gives rise to the protein MTETTVNTSFVKRFSVMLLAGIPGILALMGYIYLTTPSIAVPAGLSPPLLAVFSGVNSLLLLVVACLLGTYAAPQVGLQSYLNDREGIGGRIWRRLRPEVGLAVSLGAFGGVLILLLDVALSPFVAQDLPQSAIGATDLTVANVLAYAPVRFLYGGITEELLLRFGLMSTLTFVGWYVTGRRSDGPGPWVMWVAIVVSAVLFGIGHLPALAQSVELTPALTVRTILLNAIAGVLLGWLYWQRSLEAAMVAHAAFHVPLVVLSLVQVALL
- a CDS encoding LiaF domain-containing protein, producing MKQNLPAKGSGPAGNQLAVIKTALLKPSIGDTYFINPNEIGTMPRNLVGRLTTGTVIVLIGLVLLLSTTGLVEMRSVWGWIAALFVLIGVWALIRSEFRNLVGPAMVIAIAGTFFLRNVGVVPDGAIGTWWPLFVVLFGVLVMINRSRRRQRIALEGHRAADELIAIAIFGTDERRVSTDQFTGAELVSVFGDAVIDLRESSVRTRPAIIETVSVFGDAEVRVPDAWDVRIETLNVFGDTTDRRPQGPANRAKKDEPELIVTGIAMFGDIQIRD